GTCTGCTCTGAAAAAGGTCaattaacctttaaaatattcatcatcAGGCAAAATTTGCAATAAAGAGGGACAATGTTCTTTAATGATAGAACCgtatagctgttttttttcctccttaaaTGAGTAGTTCAAGCACTCTGAGCCACACTGggagaaaaacagcagaataaggatgtgtttaaaaatgaacagcCACTTATCACAACGGTCTTTATTACAGAGTAGATTCACTAAGCAAATAATCAGTTCCTTGCTTTACGACTTCCCTCTGTAAACTCTGAAATGTGAATCTGgggagtcacacacacacatacacacacacacacacacacacacacacacaacactcaaACTTACTACGCTTCTAACCTCACTAAAGCTTACTAAATGTTTATTATACGTCAGCTCAACACAGACGACAGCTGCGCTAAAATGTTTTTGGAGAGCCGAGCCCTGAACGCGTCAGCTGACCTCTGCTGTGCCTGTTCCTGGAGCTGGGCGTAGGCGGCGTGGCCTTTCACCACGTGGTCGAtctgaaggagaggagagagagagagaaagagagagagagagagcagcgcCGTTACACAGAGAAGAGAAGTCACAGAGTCATAGATCACAGCGGGGTCACATGAAGGCTTGTGAGGCTGCAACTACTGACTGTTttcattactgtttttaattaatcatctaATTTATCAAGTGTCAAAAATAATAACTAATTCCCACCTCGAGTTAAAAGAGCTCAAAGTAAGcaacttattttgttttttaaaaaatcccaaAAGTATCTAAAGTCCAgtaaaaagcatcaaatcagCACATTTGAGAAGCCAGGAAATATCTGGTGTTTTTActcattaaatgtttattatttatcacaCTTATTGTCTTTATTTGCTGTGTGTTTAGCTGCGATTCAGCTGAATTATATAAACAtccaaatataaatgataacaaTGGCATATATTTCaacaaatcagatttttttacCCTAAAAAAAGGAAGCTACACATTTCCTTGCCTGTGAACTCTGTTttccccctaaccctaactctaacccaaTTCCTGGATGTATTATGCGTGCATTCACATCGAAATCTCCATTTTCATACAGTCActtattaaaatgcaaaataagaAAAGGTTTAGGAAGATCttatatttttaatagtcaTCTGTTAAGCTCTACAGTGGACTGACCAGCCTTCCTGTGGCGCTCTGTCCTCCCTCGTTGAGCCACATATCAGGCACCATGGCAGACAGGCAGGGTCCCCACACTCCTGGCACGAACAGAGGCCGCTCGCTGATCTGATTCACATGAAGGTGACACATTTCTAGTTAGGGCTGCATGTCGATAAATCATactgacattaaaatgaatgaacagtaGCGCTCAGTACATTTCAAACAGCAACAGAAACCACTAAAAGATGTGCTAAGAGTTAACCACACGTCTCATACAGTTACTGATGTTGACTCAGTCATATAGATACAAAGTGTATTAATCATGACAGGGTTTTTTTATCTCAGTATGTGTGACTGTATGATTTATTTGAGGAATTACAGGATGGTTTTATATGAGTCATGCGGTGATATATTGCGTGACAGCATCAGAAAGGAGTAGGTGTTATCAACAGCACATGATGTCACGATATTAAATTCACCTAAATGCACGAGAGGATTGTTCTTGCTTGTTTCTGAGAAGTCAGCTGAGCTCGTAGCGGCGCGCCACTCACCGCCATGTGACAGGACGACGTCCCGCAGATCATCGCCAAGCGTGATGTGATTGGCTGGTCCTCACACGGCAAGCCAAAGCCTTTTACGTCGGCGCCGATCACACCTGGAATGAGCGAAATGATCGATCTCCTTTAGCCAcatgtcattattttaaaatattttttagactCACCTAAAAACAAAGTTTGCACAACTGCCATTAGTGTTGAGTCAGAGAGACCAACAGCGATCTTTTGAAGTACATCTCTAACCTTCACGGGGAATTTGGAGGTGACACTAACTTCTGGAATAATGTTTGTCAAGCTGGTTTGAGTTTAAGGCAGAGGGTTGAATCTTCGTGCAGGGgccgtgggggggggggggggggggcgtacATCACTGTGACATGTACAACAACTAAAGCACAGAGTGTTTTAACCTCTGACTGATACAACAATGTGTGATCGGCAGAGGTTGCAGCTACAGGTCAGAGAGCAGAGTTCACCAATAGTTGAACTCCTAGAACAAAACCAGATGGTCCAGAGGTGaggtaccacacacacacacacacacacacacacacacacacacagcagtattATCTGGATCTCTCACTCTTCACGTTTATcgcttatttaaaaaaaaatccaaaataacaAACCACGCATTTTCATTCTATCACATCTTAATTATGTCATCCTTCTCTCGTTTGTGCCGCTCTCTACTGCCAGCTGTCTCCTGAAGGCAAAAATGCCATGAAAGTATcttaaacataaatattgtaGTAGTCGCATTAGGAAAGCTTTTTTCGGGGGTTCAAGTAGTTGTTAGTTGGTCTAATCCAGCTGTCCTCTCTTCATTTAAGAGTAagatgtctcaacaactatggGTCTAAATGTTATGTATAACTGGAACAAGCTAccaacagaactgaaatcagccccaaatgtgaatattttttaaatccaggttaaaaacttTGTCAACTTAAACATTtcaagcaaatcattattttatgctgcactctcatatttaaatatagttttttttaattttctttctctgtttctatttttctgtactttgttttaatttaattataagtgggttctttttttctttttaattgtatcttttaatgtttccaatttctactataattgtttttttgtttttgttttaattgtatgttttcatgctTCCAATTctaactgttaaatgtttttttaatgtaaaagcaAATTGAGTTTCCCCTTTGTaggaaatgtgctatataaataaagctgccttgccttgcttaTAGAGATTTTGGATATTCATGCTTGAttcttaaatatataaaagatcAAATTGGAAAATGTATGTGCTTCTTACAGTTAAGCGtcttaagttacattttttaacctGTTTCCTCTCACTGCCGTGCAGAACCTGTAAAGTTACCCAGTTCAGCTCAGaaaatctacagtatatttggTGAGGATCTTAATGTCAACAGAAGAATGTTATCTCCCAGTTTACATTAAACGTGGTTCAACAAACAGTCTCAGCATGTGATACCTAGGCCTCCAGCATGAGCGTCGATAAGAGAAGCACCGACTGAAGTTCCGGGGTCCAAACCCaaatctgctgctgcctcctgGGTGAGGCCGTCCCCCAGCGGGCTCCCCGGAGAACACGTCACACTGCCTGGATGATACAAACGGCACAGCTTTATTCATAGAAGAAGAATTCTGGTGTGGATAGAAAGTGTTTGAATAAATCAGGACATTAATGGTCAGGAtttcatttgtacattttgttttttttgtttgacctATTTTGGAAGCGTTGTTTTCCAGGAGGTCCTCCAGTCCGATGGCAGTCCAAAAACTGACATCCCATCCTTCTGGAGGGCAATACGTCCATTTACACACCAGAGTACATAAGGATCTGTTCAGGGGTGGAGAACATGCTTGTTAATATCTATTCAGCAGCGTCAGAGTGAGATTAAACACTATCTGGTGAAGGTTAGTGATAAACGTTACAGATACAGTTTTTTATTCGCCCTATTATGAAGGACAAACGGACAGATTTCATTCGAGGAAACTGTTTCAACAAGACAACAAATACACTTCTCATTGTCAatagtagggctgggcaatatatcgatattatatcgatatagtgatatgagacaagatatcATTTTACGAATTTGGATATCGGTATATCGTGATATAGCATAGGTGTGTTTTCCTGGTGTTGtagttctattatttgcctttttcccactttgtcattattctGCCGTCCCTAGGTGTAACTGACTGGCTAATTTGGTAtattgtaatatcgtgatatggtATAAgtgttttttcctgcttttaaaggcggAATTACAGaaaaattattttagttttctgaacttaccagaatgttctagctgttctattatttaccttttactcactttgtcattatatccacattactgatgattatttataaaaaatcacactgtgtaaatattttgtgaaggcACCaacagtcatccctacaatatagTGGTGAtgtcgatatcgaggtatttggtcaaaatattgtgatatttgattttatccataCTGGCCCGCCTTAGTCAATAGTAAACCTTTTTTAACCCTGCTTTGATATTCAAGTATTACACATAAATTACACATTCATATAACGATGTGTAAGTAAGAATGAGCCCACCTTGTCAAACAGCCCGTAGCCTTCCAAGACAGGAAGTCTGGAAGGTCAAAAAAGTGAGCAGCTTTGTTCCAGCAGCTTTCCTTCACATTctgaggaagagacagaagaaagatGTGATGCGTGTGACCCTGATCGGTCTTTATGAGGAATCTGTCAATCAGACGCTTCCCAGAAAAAAAGCTGCGCAAGGCTGAAAAACATCTAAAGCAAACACAGAGCACATGCCGACCTTCCAGTAGAACAAAGCAACGATAAAACATCCACGGTGACCGCTTCTGACCTCGCTCACCTCTCACCTCTTTGAGCCACAGTAGCTTAGGGGGTTGCATCTCTGGTGACATGACCCCTCCCACCCTGCTCAGGACGCCGTGGCCGGTGTTTGTGATGCGGGCGGCCTGCTCTGCGGCACGGTGGTCCATCCACATAACCACGTTCCTTTGAGTGTCACCTGGAAAGAAGGACGGTCGTGTTTTACGGGAgcaaaaggtaaagaaaaaagatgaattggCTCTACTAGGAGATGACACGGCAGTATATTATCAGTCATTTAACCTGAGTAGCTGTGTCCACCTTGCTTAATTGAAAAAAGCATGAATCCTTACGAGCCCCAGGGGTTCTGCTCTTTAACTGACCCTGACCTATGACCTCCCTGTGGAGGAGGGGAGATCACCTtaagggatcaataaagtatcctTTTACATTAAACTGAAACATATTGACCAAGCAAAACTCAAAAAACTAGTCCACTTTAGAAGGATTTCACTGCCTGTAATTCTTCATCTAAAGATTTGAGAGAGCAAAAATTGATTTGGGGTGTTTGTAATTTTCTGGAGGCTcctcacagcaaaaaaaaaaaaaaacatgggaACAAAGAGGACTCAAATGTGAGTGATGATGAGTCAGAGGCAAAGCTGTAAAGGCCACAGAGATGTTTCACCCACCGCCCTGATTGACTGGAACAGGCTGAAAGCTTTGGTCCAAAACCACCAGAGAGCAGGTGGCATCAAAGCCGATCCCTCGCACCTGGCTCCTCTCCACTCCCTGAGTAACTTTCTGAAAGCAGACAAGACTATTAAAAATGATCGGTGTGCTGAAACGAAGCTGGCTGCGTCCTCTGAGCTCACGCTACCTTCACAACTGTGCAGCATTTGTGCCAGATCTCAGTTGAGGACTGGACGTAGTGATCAGACTGAGGCTCCCAAATGCTGATGGGCTCCTCTGCAGTGCTACTCAGCTGACCCTCCCTGGTCACCAGAGCTGCTCTCACACTGGCAGTGCCCACGTCCACTCCCACATAGTACACCTCTGCCATCATGAGGGGAGCTGaatgtagaggaggaggaggaggaggaggagggggaggagggggagatcCAGGAGTTGATTATTAACCATTGTCAACATTTAACAGCTTATTACGAAATCAGTGcaggtacacacatacataaacgcATGCATATAGTTCATTTGGTGTTTAAAAGCAAACTGTTATCTACATCTTTAGATCAGACACTGTTTTGATCAGTTGCAGGAATCCTTCAGTGCAGCAACGCTACACATTCAAAGATGTTACAGCGATGAATGCTcggaaaaaaactgttaaaatacacATAACAGACATAAACAGACATAGAGGATAAATGTACATCAGTTAGCACAACAACTTCGAACTTACCCTGCgattaaacttttatttcagCGCAGAAAACATGACTTTTGAGCAGCTGGAAAGCGCACTTTGAGCTGAGGACGCAATTTGCGAACGGCACGCGAGAGGGGACAAAAAGGACAACGTTGCATCGCTTTGCTGAGCAGTCGCGTCATGATTGAGTTGTTTTGCTAtatttctctgtctttccttcatCGTTTTCTTATTCATGTAGGGTCCAGATTTTTAGAAGACTATTGGGTAAAGAACTGCCTTTAGATCCATAAACAGAGTACATTACAGGCTGCTACTAGTCCAGTAAATACTATCAAAACAAATCTTAGTGGCTAGATAAAAGGGGGCCTGGGGCAACATGAGGCAAAGTGGGGTGACATTCCAtgaactgtttcctctctcaAACGTGACCACCCACCCAAACTACAAAAAACGATATAAACTGCTGTAAAAACGGTtgaatttcatatttaaaatctgCAACAAAAAATTACTCTAAATCTGACTGCAATTCACTGCATTCTGCTACATCACAatacataaacagaaaaaatacataaagtcctaacactgaacactgactgTTGACGCTTGACTAGCACTGTTGTATCTGTAGCTAtcccacacatacagtatactctATTGGTgagcatacacacatacagtatgtatggtGAATATATATAGCTTTGTATTGCATTACTGGAATTACTCTAGTTTAATTTTGTGCACTTATAATTAAGCTACATATGCAAAAGTACAGTAAAGGGTGTTGAAGCATATCACAGTATGACTGATTCATTTTTGTGACATATAAACTGGAAGCTAGCAACAAAAAAGCGccattcatttcaatgaattccataaataaatatataaataaacgaTTCTTCAAAGACAGTAGAAATACATATTGTAATGCTacctgttgtgttgttttttagtcCACTGTGAGACAAAGTGTTACTTTTGGGAGACAAATGTCACTGTTCTACATGAGTTGATACTGAGATAAAATGTGGTGGTTTAAGTCCATTTTACATGTGAGATTAAGTGGTTCGTCGATCTGCATGTTGACCATTTTGaaaaagtgaggagaaaaaGTGTGTTaccaattttaaaaatgtgtttttctggcCACAGTGGGCCCAATTTACCACCAACACTATCACCTCTACCTTGTGTATCTTGTCTTTTCCCAATTAACACATTTCTTTGAGGTGATGCACCATGTGAGCACAATATAAACTTAAAAGTCATTAGTTCTCTACAAAAAgaggtctttttaaaaaatgttttactgtaattcagtGGTGTGtcttctcaaatacatttgCAATTAATCAAACTATcagcaacagaaacacacagttttGCTCACTTTGTCCAACTGGTAATCtactttccaaaataaaactTTCGAGGATTGCATTGTCTATCAAGATTATTTTATCAgtcaatgaaaaaacaataacaaccagAGCACATACAGTCAGTGTACATCCACTAACCACTCATATGTGAGCTGACTaagtgagggggaaaaaagattgTTATAAGTATTCATCTGTGTCAGTGATGCTCTGTTAGTGTTTTGTTTCTAAAAGCAGAGACTGCCATCAAAAACACCGGCTCAGACTCTGAGATTGGATTTGTCATACTTTCTACTCTGCATCCCACTCGTCACTTTCCTCTATTGTGTTCTTTTCTTAGAGGAGATAAACAGCTGTCAAAAGGAAACGGTGCTGGCTATGATCAGGTTGTTTGGACCGGGAATGATCAGCAGAGATGTACAGAGAAAAAGCGAGTACAGAGAAAAGCGAGCAGCGGGACAGGAAGAAACAGATGGTCTTCAACAAACactgcacagacagtgtttgaaatctcat
This genomic interval from Scomber scombrus chromosome 11, fScoSco1.1, whole genome shotgun sequence contains the following:
- the fggy gene encoding FGGY carbohydrate kinase domain-containing protein, with the translated sequence MMAEVYYVGVDVGTASVRAALVTREGQLSSTAEEPISIWEPQSDHYVQSSTEIWHKCCTVVKKVTQGVERSQVRGIGFDATCSLVVLDQSFQPVPVNQGGDTQRNVVMWMDHRAAEQAARITNTGHGVLSRVGGVMSPEMQPPKLLWLKENVKESCWNKAAHFFDLPDFLSWKATGCLTRSLCTLVCKWTYCPPEGWDVSFWTAIGLEDLLENNASKIGSVTCSPGSPLGDGLTQEAAADLGLDPGTSVGASLIDAHAGGLGVIGADVKGFGLPCEDQPITSRLAMICGTSSCHMAISERPLFVPGVWGPCLSAMVPDMWLNEGGQSATGRLIDHVVKGHAAYAQLQEQAQQRSPFTGESIYSYLNSHLSLKASSAVDLLGSGLHVWPDFHGNRSPLADPTLKGMVIGLSLSQTLEDLALLYLATVQALALGTRHILEAMKEAGHDIRTLFLCGGLSKNALFVQVHANATGLPVVLPDQMEAVLVGAAILGACASQDYSSIQEAMGRMAKVGKVVQPNREIQSFYEKKYKVFLRLIDHQREYQALMNQR